From Alloacidobacterium dinghuense:
ATTCGGGAAGAATTTCTTAACTAGCTGCTCGTCGACAACGGCGACGAGGCGCGATGTTTCGGTATCGGTTTGATTGAAGCCTCGGCCTGCCTTAATCGGAATGCCCATCGTCTCAAAGTAGTTTTGCCCCACGGCATTGTCGTCGGCATAGGCATCGTCGTTCGATTTTTGCGGCATGCCATCGGGGAAGAAATCATTGTTGGATGTGCCGCCAGTGATCAAGGGAACTTTGGAAAGGGTGACGGAGTCGACTCCGGGAATGGTGGAGAGCTGTTCCTCAATTCGGCGGTATAGCGCAATGTCTTTGGGCGCGGCATACCGTGTGCGCGGCGGTTGAATTTCAAAGAGGGTCAGATGGTCGGGGCGGAAGCCGAGATGACTCTTATCGAGATTCACCAGAGTGCGCACGAAGAGTCCGGCTCCCACCAGGAGCAGCATCGACAAGGCAACTTGAACAACAACGAGTGTTTTCCCGGCAAGGTTTCTGCTGCGCTGCGTTGCGGACTGAGTATTGTCTTTGAGGCCGCTGCTGACCTGTGTTCGCGTTGCCTGCCATGCGGGCGCGAGACCGAAGAGCAATCCGGTAAAGATGGAAACAGCGGCAGTAAAGCCGAAAACTTTCCAATCGAAATGGACGGTCGCTACCGCCGTCTCCCAGGAAGACGACATCAGATGTGGAACAAGGTTGCGCCCGAAGTAGCCGAGTATCAATCCTGCGATGCCGCCAGCCATGGAAAGCAAGAGGCTCTCGGTGAACATCTGGCGCAGAATGCGACCGCGTCCGGCGCCGAGCGCAAGGCGAACGCTCATTTCGCGTTGTCGACTGCTGGCGCGGGCGAGAAGCAAGTTCGCCAGATTTGCGCAGGCCAGGAGAAGAACAAATCCTGCCAGAGCCATAAGCACATACACTGGCTTTGCAAAATTGCGCCCCGCCGGGTCATCGCCGCGGCTCCCGTCTCGCAAGGCGAAGTGGGGGACTTCCTCGTCTTTTTTTATCGTCATGGTGGAGCGCACAGCATCTCTCAAAACAACATCCAGTGCTGCTTGCGCCGATACATCGGAGATGCCCGGTTTGGCGCGGCCCATCACCAGCACCCACCACTCGTCCGGATTGGTTAAAAGCGAGGAAGCCCAACTGGGCGCGGCAATCGGTTCCATGCTGAAGGGCAGAAATATGTCCGGCGAGATTTGCACGTTGGCTGTGCCTGTAAAGCCTGGAGGGTTAACACCAATGATGGTGATGGGCGTAAGGTTCACTTCGATTTTCTTGCCCACAACGTCAGGTGAGCGACCGAAGCGGCGCGACCAGAATCCGTCACTAATGACAGCAACGGGACCACTGAGAGGTCCAGCATCGTCCGAGTTCTGGATGCCGCGTCCTAACACAGTTCTGACACCGAGCGAAGAGTAGTAATTTCCGGACACAAGCTCCGCTGTAACCGCGTTTGCCTTGTTGTCAATTGTTGCCGAGAGCCGACTAAAGATTTTGAAGGCAAACACGTCCTCAAAGACGCGGTTTTGCTGGCGGAGTTGCTGGTAAACCGGATACGAGAAAGAGGTGCAACTGTACTTTCCGTCCGGAGTTCTTTCCCAATGACCCCACAGGCGATGTATGGCCCTATGCTTCTCTGGTGAAGTCCAGGAGAAAAGCCGCAGATCTTCCGGCTTGGGGACGGCGAGCTTGTCGAGCAAGACCTGCCTGGCGAGGGTGAAGATTGTCGTGTTGGCCCCAATGCCGAGGCCGAGGGAGCATATCGCAATTACTGTAAAGCTGGGGCTCTTGGCCAGCATGCGTATCGCATAGCGAAGGTCGGCGCGCAGCTCATCCCATGCTCGCGTTCCCCAGGCGGCGCGGCAGTTTTCTTTTTGTGCGGCGAGACCGCCTAATTCGGCTCGCGCCCGCCGAAAAGCCTCTTCGCGGGGAAGCCCGCTGCGCATCAGATCGTTCGCGTAGGCTTCGATGTGGAAGGCGAGCTCGTCTTCAATCTCGCTGTTCAGCTGTTCGGGGCGTGTCACAGCTTTCCACCATGTTGCGATACGGCTTGCGAGGCTCATGCTTTCTCCGATTGAATGCGGTTGAATTTGTAGCCTATTCGTGACGCAGCGCTCTTATTGGGTCGACGTGAGCCGCGCGCCATGCGGGCACGAGGCTTGCCGCCAACGC
This genomic window contains:
- a CDS encoding ABC transporter permease, whose protein sequence is MSLASRIATWWKAVTRPEQLNSEIEDELAFHIEAYANDLMRSGLPREEAFRRARAELGGLAAQKENCRAAWGTRAWDELRADLRYAIRMLAKSPSFTVIAICSLGLGIGANTTIFTLARQVLLDKLAVPKPEDLRLFSWTSPEKHRAIHRLWGHWERTPDGKYSCTSFSYPVYQQLRQQNRVFEDVFAFKIFSRLSATIDNKANAVTAELVSGNYYSSLGVRTVLGRGIQNSDDAGPLSGPVAVISDGFWSRRFGRSPDVVGKKIEVNLTPITIIGVNPPGFTGTANVQISPDIFLPFSMEPIAAPSWASSLLTNPDEWWVLVMGRAKPGISDVSAQAALDVVLRDAVRSTMTIKKDEEVPHFALRDGSRGDDPAGRNFAKPVYVLMALAGFVLLLACANLANLLLARASSRQREMSVRLALGAGRGRILRQMFTESLLLSMAGGIAGLILGYFGRNLVPHLMSSSWETAVATVHFDWKVFGFTAAVSIFTGLLFGLAPAWQATRTQVSSGLKDNTQSATQRSRNLAGKTLVVVQVALSMLLLVGAGLFVRTLVNLDKSHLGFRPDHLTLFEIQPPRTRYAAPKDIALYRRIEEQLSTIPGVDSVTLSKVPLITGGTSNNDFFPDGMPQKSNDDAYADDNAVGQNYFETMGIPIKAGRGFNQTDTETSRLVAVVDEQLVKKFFPNTNPLGRTFLSKKKHIEIIGVSGDARYPSLRDDPPATFYMPYRQQLDGEQSMTYEIHSRTAQAVLVQALRDAVASVDKDLPLLDIRTQNEQIEDSTKEERIFASLTSGFGILALVLACIGIYGIMAYTVARRTNEIGIRMALGAQSGRVLRMILREASWLAVIGIFAGLAIAIAMGRLIASMLFGLKSYDPLTLGGAALMLISIALAASLVPARRAATIDPIKALRHE